Part of the Blastocatellia bacterium genome, ACAGGCCGTGCTGCGCTTCGGCGCGGCGGGCGTCGTTTCCTTCTTCAACGGGACGGGCAAGCCCGTGGACCATCCCGATCAGATCGGCTGGAGCGGTATCGGGGGCTTCGGTGGTTCGCAGGGCGCTCAGCGCGAGCCGACCTTCGGGTTCATCCTCTCGCATCGAATTGGCATGGAACTTCTGGACCGGCTCGAACGAGGACAGAAGGTCGTCGTCCGAGCACAGGTGAAAACAACCGAATACCCCGCCGACATGGAAGTGACGACGGCAACCATCCCCGGTGACGGAACGACCGATCAGGAGATCATGATCGTCGCTCATGTGTTCGAGGGAATCGCTAAGCAGGGTGCCGGAGATAACTTCTCCGGCTCGGCGACGATCCTCGAAGTCGGTCGGGCGATGGTCAAGCTCATCAAGGATGGGATCCTGCCTCGTCCCAGACGAACGATTCGGTTCCTCTGGGTGCCGGAGATCAGCGGGACCACGGCTTATCTTCGGGCTCACCCCGAGGAAGCCAGACGGATCGTCGCGGCCATCAACATGGACATGGTGGGAGTCAATCTCACGAAAAATGGAAGCGCGCTCCGCCTCTATCGCAATCCCGATTCGCTGGCCAGTTTCGTCTCCGATGTGGCCCAGCAGTTCTTCGAGTACGTGGGAGAAACCAACCGCGAGAAGGTTCATAATCGGCGCATCGCCTACGCCTTCTCACGCCCGATTGTGGATCCCACGGGCACGCGCGATCCCTTCTACTACGGCATTGAGAAGTACTACGGCTCAAGCGATCACGTCGTCTTCGTCAATATGGGCATCCCGGCCATCTTTTTCAATCATTGGCCCGACAAAGCCTACCACACGAGCGAAGATCGGCCCTGGAATCTCGACCCCACACAACTGAAGCGAACAGCATTCATCGGAGTGGCGACGGCGAGCGTCCTGGCATCGGCTTCGGCGACTGAGGCCGTTCGGCTAGCTGCCCTCTCGGCAGGTTATGCTCACCGGCGCATCGGTGAAGCGATGAATGAAGCACTGAAGCTGCTGTCGCAAAGTCAACCCGCCGATCTTCCGACGAATTATAAAGAGGCCGTTGCTCTGCTGACTCACGCTTATGACCGGGAAGCGAGGACCATTGCGTCGGTCAAGACAATGGCCGCAGGCAGCTCTGTTGATCCGACAGTGGCCAAGCGGATCGAGCGTATCGAAGCCGAGCTTCGCACCGGACAGACAAATGATCTGGCCCGTCTGCGCAACGCCTTTCAGGCATTGGCCGAACAGTTCGGCATCTCCACAGCGGAACCCGAACTGACCCCGGCCGAACGCACCGCCGCTGCGCTTATTCCGGTGAGGAAATCGGGGGCATCCTCCGCACCGTCGGGAGGGCCCGGTTTCCCACAGGCGTCTGGCGGCGAGACATTGACCGGCTTCCATGCGATGGAAGCCCGTGCCTACGCCGATGGAACGCGCTCCATTCTGGAAATCCGTCAGCACATCAGCGCCGAACTCGGTCCAGTGCCCATCGAGCGCGTCATCGCTTTCTTCCGCGAACTGGAAAAGCGCGGGGAGGTTGAAATCCGTCAGCGATGATCCTCACCGACCCGAAAAGCCATTGGGAACAATTATGAGGCAAGACCCGGCGCCCTCGTTAAGAGGCGCCGGGAATTAAAGCCGGCACGACAATCGAACGAAGCTGCGGGTGCGGCCTGCCGAAGATCGCCCGACATCTGGAGTCAGGTGCTCTGGAACGGCGCACTGCTCATTGTAAACCCACACCGCCTCCCGGAGGACGGTTTGATAAAACCGGCTCTGGCGATCAAATGCTTCCCATTCGTCCCGGGTGTAGACGAAAAGGTCAACCGGGATGGGAAGCTCTGTCGTATTCCACTCCGCTGATCTCCGCTCAAACCGATGGGGCGACGCTTTGACGATGACGATCACATCCAGGTCGCTACCGACGCCCCATTGGCCGCGAGCGTAAGACCCAAAATAACCAATTCGTAAGACGTGTGGTCGCTGACGTCTGAGGGTTTCTGCCCAACCGCGTGTAGCCCGATCAATAGTCTGTCGGTCTGGCCATCTGAGGACGGACGAATTCGATGACCTCACGGGCATAGGTGATAGCCTCCTCGCTTCGTAATGGCCCAAAGTGTTCGAATGGTGCGCCTTCCGTAACTATTGGGATAGCGCGGTGGAATATAAAACCCGTCTAACACCTGAGCCTTCGCAAATCAGCTCCGGGGGAACGACCACTGCCTCAGGGAGTTCCCCAAGAAGCCTGGCAATGACGTGGCCCCAAGCTTCTTGTCCGCAGTGAAGGTGTAACGCCTTGACCGCCTTCTCCGCCGCCTGCTGAGCTGCAAAGCACGCCCATTCATGGCGTTGAGCGCGACGGGAATCCTCTACCTGTTCCAGATCTCTCAGCGGTTGGGCAAACCAATCGTGAGCCCACCTCGGCATGATTCTGTGCCTCCGCCCCAAGTCTGTCCCAGGCCCTCTGGTAGGTCAAGCCACTCTCGAAAAGATTGCGCAACCCAACCATCTCACCAATCAGTTTTTCCACCCTTTAGAGCGTAGATCGCCGAAACACATAAACAAGGTGAAGGTAATCCAACCCCTTGATTCGCCACAAGTGGTTCATGATGGCGATCCTCTCGCTGTTCCATGCAGCAAATCGCCTCGTCTTTTCCCGATCGAACTTACGTTCCCGGATCATTGTGGGACGAGGAAGCAATCCGCCGACAGCCTTTATAATGGGTTTGCAAACCTCCTCTTCATAGTGTCCCGGACACAGGTTCATCCCCGTTTGCTGGAATAAGGGATGGAGTACACTGAGCCGCCATCAGCTTCAACTTTTCCTTGACAGCTCACCTCCACTCACTATACATAGAATAACAGCGGAATGGAGGATGATAGGCATGGCTACGTGAAGTTTGCGTAGTCCTTAACGAATGACATCCAGAAGGGAGTAACTGATTGTGGTCATTTCGGAGACTGCAAAAACACCCATTCATTTTTGGAAGGAGGGAATATGCGATCAAAAAAAATACTCAGGATGCTTCTTGTTTTCGCGACGGGACTTCTGATGGTGGCTCCCGATGTTGTACTCACCCAGGGGCCGGGCTTTCTCGGCCGAGTATTGAACCGACGACTGAGAAAGGTCTACCCAAACTTGACCGCGGCTTTCGCTGATTCGTTGCTTCAGCCCGGTGATATCTTGCTGGCAGCAGGTAATATAACTGAGCCCGGACCGGTCGTGATCCCGACAGGCTGGAGTGGCACCATAATCGGAGAATCACGTCCTGGATTCGCTCCCCGAATCACCCAGACGACACCGGGCACCTGTGATCCTACGTGGGGGGGGTGGCATTAACTGCGTCATTGATGCCCGGCGACGCGGTGGGCTCGTCCAGATCATCGGGCTGACGATCATCGTGCCGGCTACAGTGACTCCGTCTACGGGGATTCAGGCGATCGGTCTGGATCTCACACCACCCATTAATGCCAATCCTCTGACTATCAGGAACTGCCGGATCCAGGGGGCATCACCTACTGGCGCATTTGATGGGATTGTTGTGGCAAGCCGTGGGGGGCCCATCACTATTCAGGAGAATGTCATCACTGGGACCATTCAGGCCACGGCCATCGCTCTTGTTGGTGATGACTTCCTCGGCGGCACTACCCCTGTGACAGCAACCATCCAACGCAACCGTATCACCATCACCGGCGTTGGTACTAACTTCGGAGCGGGGATCGGGTTGACCGGAATTTCCGGTGGTACCGTGATCATCCAACGAAACATTATTGACGGTGGAGGTGCGACCGCTGGTGCGGGATTCGGAATCGGTCTTGGACCCGACCCGACGATCCCTACCACAATCGGAGCTAGCGGCGCCATCATTCGGCGAAATACGGTGCGTAACTTCTCTGATCCCACAACAAACAACGCTCCTGTGCCCGGGACCGGGATTGTCGTTGACGCCTCCCCCGGGGCAGTGGTCGAAGCCAACCTGATTAAAGATAACGTGTGGGGTGTCCTCGTTGACCCGACGGCGCCAACAAGCGGTCCTCCCTTCCCTGTCGTCAAAGACAACAACATCACCTGCACGAATCTAACGACTTGCAAGTCGAGCGGGTTTGTCGGACTGGCGTTCGACCCCTCTAACGTTGGCGTAACTTACAACCTCGACGCGCGAAATAACTTCTGGGGAGCTAATAACGGCCCTGCCGACAGTGCAGCGGGGAGCAACTGCGGGGGAACGACTGCGACGACCTGTGATACTGCTCCGGGTGGTGGCCTGCCTATTTTGACTGGTGGAGCTGATGATTGTGGTACAGCACCCGGGACTGTCAGAGCGTGTCCCTCCCGGTCGTCATCCAACCTCTTTGCCGGCGCGTAAAGGAGCGCATTAGATATTGAGGGTCAAGCCGATAGCGGGGCTGGAGGCGAGCCAACCTCACACAGTACTGGCCTCCGGGGAAAGCGGCTTGTCCCTCGCCCCATCGGAGATGGGAGAGCCTCCAGCCCCATTCCCTGTGCACCAGCTCTCCAGGTGGTTGCCCGTTTTGTCCTGGGATCACTTGAGCAAAAGCAACCAGTCAACGATTTGCTGTCGTTGCTCACTCGAGAGGGTCGGAAAGTGAGCGGGCATCGGGTCTTTCAGGCCATACTGACGAGAATCTTCCAGCATGGAAAGCAGATCCTCCCGACTACGACGTGGCTTAAGCGCGACACCAATCAGAGGCGGTCCGATCTTCCCCTCACCATAAGAACCATGGCACAGAGCACAGGTCGTGACAAAAGCCGGTGGGGGAGGGGGATAAGCCCCCGCCTGCGCTCCCGTCGGCACAGTGCCGGTCGTCCCGCTCGCCGAAGCGGGTTCCGATGCTCCGGCAGCAATAGGTTTGTCCAGCGCCAGCAGCCAATCGGCCAGTGCTGCGAGATCTTCAGCAGCGAGCTGCTTGAATCGGGGCATGGACCCCGGCAAAACGTCTCGGTTGTGGCCCGCCACGTAGTCAATGATGAATTGTCGGGATAGCTTACGGGTCTGGGCGATCTTAACCAGCGCTGGAGCCACCGGTCCTCCGAGACCATCAGCCCCATGGCAATGGGCGCAGTTGGCGAAATAAATCTTGAGCACCCGCTCACCTGCTACGAGAGGACTCTTCACGGGCGACATCATGATGGGAACTGAACGTCCGATTTCCTGAGGGATAAAGGAGGCCCGGAGGAATGCTTGCGTCTCCTGCTTCTGCGCGCGAAACCTCGCACTCATTTCAGGATCAGCGGCATCGCTCAATTTCAACACAACTCCGAGGCTCACACTACCCACCAGAAGAACAGCCATCACACTGACGGCAATCGGTCGCCGTAAGGGATGCCGCTCCGGTCGCCGATCAAGAAACGGCAACAGAAAGAAACCGATCAAAATTATCACCGGCAGAATGACCGTCGGGATTATCGCCAGCTTGTCGGGGAAGTACTGCAAGAGCTGATACAGGGGCAAAAGGTACCAGGGCGGCCGCCCTAGAAAATCAGATGCCGGATCCGCCTGAGGACCCAACTCGGCCGGCACCCGAACCGCGAGCACCAGGAGTGCCATGAAAACGAGGAAGACGACGAGCATATCTTTAAAAAGCTGGCCGGGATAATAGGGCTCGACGCGCGCTGTCTCTTCGGGCTGATAGGGTCCGGCGCGACCCACGCGCCGGATGAGATAGAGATGCACGGCAACCAGAATCACCAGCAAAAGCGGCAAGAGAAAAACATGTAGCACAAAAAATCGCGAGAGGGTGAGCGTCGTCACATCCGGGCCGCCGAGAAAGACGCGCCGCACGATCCGACCGACGCCGGGAACTTCACCAATTTCGCCCATCAGGACCTTGGTTCCAAAATAGGCTGCCTGATCCCAGGGCAGCAAATGCCCCGTAAAAGCCAGCCCGATCACCACCGGGACCGTGAGAAGACCGACGATCCAGAGCAGCTCACGCCGGTCTTTGTAAGCTCCAAAGAGGTACGCACGCAGCAAGTGAGCCAGCAAAAGGATGATCATCGCACTGGAGCCGTACACATGCAATCCACGGATAATCCCCCCCATCGGCACGACCTTGTGAATATAAGCGACGCTGGCATGGGCATGATCTGCCGACGGAACATAGTACAGCGCCAGGACGATCCCAGTGGCCGCCTGGAGCACAAAGAGAAAGAGCAATGCACCACCCAAGGCATAGGCCAGCCGCGCCCCTCCCGGAATAGGCTCATCTCGAAGGAATGAGATCAGGCGCGAGATTCCCGTTCGTTCCTCCACCCAGTTGGAGACAGTCCCCATGATCCTCACTCTCCTTTCACCGGCGATTTGCGGAGGAATATCGAGATCGCGCATCTATCCTCCGCGCTCAGGATGAAATCGTGACTTTTTCTCCGGACGCCTCTTCTTCAGGCCAGTGAGAGATCAACCGTTGCCCTCAGAGCGGTTGCTTCTCCGCGATGCCCTGACGAAAGAGGCGATATTTCACCTGAAGCACGCCGCCCTGGATGCGGTAATCGAGTGTGTCCATTGCGCGCGGAGCCGGCCCACCGAGCTTCTCGCCGCGGCGGTCCCAGGCACTCCCATGACAGGGGCAGATAAATCCATCATCGGCAGCATTGATGGTGCACCCCTGATGCGGGCAGATGGCGGAGTAGACGACCAGGTTTTTCCGGCTGTGCTTCACGACCCAGATAAGCTGCTGCGTATTGAAGCGTCCCCAGCCAACATCCTGTGACACGACGACGGCCTGTTTTATGGGCTCTCCGACGGGAATGTCATCAACCGGCCCCACCGAGATCCACTCCTCCTCGGCCTCCGATGTTTTTCTCCAGGCCGAATGCAGCCCGAAGCGAGCGAAGAGGAAACTCAGCACTCCCACAATCGTTGTCCCCATCAGCCCGACCAGAATGCCGAGAAAGGATCGTCGGGCCGGAGCCGGCGCTTGCTCTCTCGCAGAACCAAAGGCAACCGAGCCGCGCTCGGGTTGATAGGAGGATGTCTCAGTCATTGATTCTGACCGATTCGCACCGCTATGATTCACCGACTCCATAGCCAGGGCTCTCCCCTTGAGTGTTCCATACAGGCATATTGTTGTTGAGACTCCGAGAAACCCTCACCACTCACTGTGACTGCGAAAGGATGAGGAGAATAGCACATTCCGGACAAACATGTAAGTTCCGTCAAGCAGCCTTTGCCGGCAAAATGCCCTCCGCGCCAACGATGGAGAAGTTTTTCGGCGCAGCCCTCGGAGGAGCGCGTATCGGCTTCCGCACGACTTGATCCGACTCCGCCCGCGTGGGTCGGCGTTAACCTCGATCTCGCTGATGGCCAATTGGCCCGCCAATAAGCGAAATTTACCGGCAGCTAAGAATTTTCAATTTGCCTTCAGAATCATTTTGTGACACTCTTTCGCACGGTGAGTGGGATATTCGAGATGAAACGGCAAACCAGACATGCCGGCTATCACCGCGACTTCCGTCGAAGCGGTGAGGGCCGACCCGGCGCGGCTTTCTCCCATCCTGTCTCCGGGGGAAGCCACCGTCTCATCCTCACGATTATTATTGGAGGGTTGATTATCCTGCCCGGGTCGGGCAGCGGGTGATGGCACGGCACCACGAGGCGAAGTCAAAGGCCATTATCCGCTGCTCCCGGATAATGGCCTTTTTCGTTTTTCGGGAGAAGGGACGATGAGCTGATGGCCACGAAATGAGAGCACGGACGCCAGCGGTATGGCGGGCAGGGCAGATGATCGAGGGGTACCCTCACGATGGGTGCTCAAAAATCAGGCGTCGTGGGATGCCGCCCACTCACGAC contains:
- a CDS encoding M28 family peptidase, whose amino-acid sequence is MRRTLTLFVIVALLLPLAGATRAQEQADPVTLLPQSVLDAIADEVSGALAFNHTLELGSYERDRFREEYEGTYRESEYISRMARLYGLSDVQIERFRQERPTWDAEQGDLWMIEPQKRLIISYRDVTACLATGSRSADVTAELVYVGRGDKESDYQGRDVKGKIVLASGPVGAVHTQAVLRFGAAGVVSFFNGTGKPVDHPDQIGWSGIGGFGGSQGAQREPTFGFILSHRIGMELLDRLERGQKVVVRAQVKTTEYPADMEVTTATIPGDGTTDQEIMIVAHVFEGIAKQGAGDNFSGSATILEVGRAMVKLIKDGILPRPRRTIRFLWVPEISGTTAYLRAHPEEARRIVAAINMDMVGVNLTKNGSALRLYRNPDSLASFVSDVAQQFFEYVGETNREKVHNRRIAYAFSRPIVDPTGTRDPFYYGIEKYYGSSDHVVFVNMGIPAIFFNHWPDKAYHTSEDRPWNLDPTQLKRTAFIGVATASVLASASATEAVRLAALSAGYAHRRIGEAMNEALKLLSQSQPADLPTNYKEAVALLTHAYDREARTIASVKTMAAGSSVDPTVAKRIERIEAELRTGQTNDLARLRNAFQALAEQFGISTAEPELTPAERTAAALIPVRKSGASSAPSGGPGFPQASGGETLTGFHAMEARAYADGTRSILEIRQHISAELGPVPIERVIAFFRELEKRGEVEIRQR
- a CDS encoding nucleotidyltransferase domain-containing protein gives rise to the protein MPVRSSNSSVLRWPDRQTIDRATRGWAETLRRQRPHVLRIGYFGSYARGQWGVGSDLDVIVIVKASPHRFERRSAEWNTTELPIPVDLFVYTRDEWEAFDRQSRFYQTVLREAVWVYNEQCAVPEHLTPDVGRSSAGRTRSFVRLSCRL
- a CDS encoding cytochrome b N-terminal domain-containing protein, which encodes MRDLDIPPQIAGERRVRIMGTVSNWVEERTGISRLISFLRDEPIPGGARLAYALGGALLFLFVLQAATGIVLALYYVPSADHAHASVAYIHKVVPMGGIIRGLHVYGSSAMIILLLAHLLRAYLFGAYKDRRELLWIVGLLTVPVVIGLAFTGHLLPWDQAAYFGTKVLMGEIGEVPGVGRIVRRVFLGGPDVTTLTLSRFFVLHVFLLPLLLVILVAVHLYLIRRVGRAGPYQPEETARVEPYYPGQLFKDMLVVFLVFMALLVLAVRVPAELGPQADPASDFLGRPPWYLLPLYQLLQYFPDKLAIIPTVILPVIILIGFFLLPFLDRRPERHPLRRPIAVSVMAVLLVGSVSLGVVLKLSDAADPEMSARFRAQKQETQAFLRASFIPQEIGRSVPIMMSPVKSPLVAGERVLKIYFANCAHCHGADGLGGPVAPALVKIAQTRKLSRQFIIDYVAGHNRDVLPGSMPRFKQLAAEDLAALADWLLALDKPIAAGASEPASASGTTGTVPTGAQAGAYPPPPPAFVTTCALCHGSYGEGKIGPPLIGVALKPRRSREDLLSMLEDSRQYGLKDPMPAHFPTLSSEQRQQIVDWLLLLK
- a CDS encoding ubiquinol-cytochrome c reductase iron-sulfur subunit, which gives rise to MTETSSYQPERGSVAFGSAREQAPAPARRSFLGILVGLMGTTIVGVLSFLFARFGLHSAWRKTSEAEEEWISVGPVDDIPVGEPIKQAVVVSQDVGWGRFNTQQLIWVVKHSRKNLVVYSAICPHQGCTINAADDGFICPCHGSAWDRRGEKLGGPAPRAMDTLDYRIQGGVLQVKYRLFRQGIAEKQPL